In a single window of the Zea mays cultivar B73 chromosome 5, Zm-B73-REFERENCE-NAM-5.0, whole genome shotgun sequence genome:
- the LOC103626442 gene encoding protein kri1, whose product MGRRKKSKEMEKKPLDILSGSDEDFDSGENLSKIQINEEYARRFEHNKRREALQRLEERRKQGLVPASDDDESESESSSEEEDEAAAIASRLVDRRMFEVIRRIRSGDPRILDKDAKVYSSEEEGGEEGEDAKKQEESKQEKEKTKKEKPLYLKDVNARHLLEEGPEFAAQPSRSSSKFERIAYDEQQKKGLEAFLEAQKEALGDGGDDDGDLFQVKEKARAGADDEAEEDEEEKQTKDLAGEVFGKDEELDENEKFLKEFFLKRPYLETEKSKSYLDNIQELSDEEELEIQEEYEHAYNYRHEEAMASGAVVADRVLGHSRVVEGSVRKKESSRKQQRKSKEERMARVKQEQAEELKHLKNLKKKEIAEKLERIRMIAGIEGDAACKLGADDLEEDFDPEDYDKKMQEMFDDSYYEADEVDPEFGSGEEMDLEKPDFGKEDELLGLPKGWASDHSKEESTATDAKGEKGKISLKDKVELEKEMEEYYKLDYEDTIGDIKTRFKYKQVKPNSFGLSTYDILASDDKDLNQYVSVKKLAPYREDEWKVTHHKKQSKDLILGGQKKEGKKDKSGKKSRSEEDPSSSKTENDRMTNGQESTDAKKKSTRSERRKRRKSELRPSSDRLEAYGKINSKRHKSH is encoded by the coding sequence ATGGGGAGGAGGAAGAAGTCCAAGGAGATGGAGAAGAAGCCGCTGGACATCCTGTCGGGCTCCGACGAGGACTTCGACAGcggggagaacctctccaagatcCAGATCAACGAGGAGTACGCGCGTCGCTTCGAGCACAACAAGCGGCGGGAGGCGCTGCAGCGCCTCGAGGAGCGCAGGAAGCAGGGCCTGGTCCCCGCCTCCGACGACGACGAGTCGGAGTCCgagtcgtcgtcggaggaggaggacgaggcgGCCGCCATTGCCTCGCGCCTAGTCGACCGCCGCATGTTCGAGGTGATCCGCCGCATCCGCAGCGGCGATCCCCGCATCCTCGACAAGGACGCCAAGGTCTACTCCTCGGAGGAGGAAGGCGGCGAGGAAGGTGAGGACGCCAAGAAGCAAGAAGAGTCCAAGCAGGAGAAGGAAAAGACCAAGAAGGAGAAGCCTCTGTACCTCAAGGACGTTAATGCCCGCCACCTGCTCGAGGAGGGCCCCGAGTTCGCAGCGCAGCCCAGCCGGAGCAGCAGCAAGTTCGAGAGGATCGCTTATGACGAGCAGCAGAAGAAGGGATTGGAGGCTTTCCTTGAGGCACAGAAAGAAGCATTAGGCGATGGTGGAGACGATGATGGCGATTTATTCCAGGTGAAGGAAAAGGCTAGAGCAGGAGCTGACGACGAAGCggaggaggacgaggaggagAAGCAGACAAAGGACCTTGCTGGTGAGGTCTTTGGGAAGGATGAGGAGCTGGATGAGAACGAGAAGTTCTTGAAGGAATTTTTTCTTAAGAGGCCGTACCTTGAGACAGAGAAGAGTAAGTCCTATCTAGATAATATCCAGGAATTGTCAGATGAAGAGGAGCTCGAGATTCAGGAAGAGTATGAGCATGCTTATAATTACCGGCATGAGGAGGCCATGGCATCAGGGGCAGTGGTGGCGGATCGGGTGTTGGGACATTCAAGGGTTGTTGAAGGTTCGGTGAGGAAGAAGGAGAGCAGCAGAAAGCAGCAGCGCAAGAGCAAAGAGGAGCGGATGGCCCGTGTTAAGCAAGAGCAAGCAGAGGAGCTGAAGCATCTCAAGAATTTGAAGAAGAAAGAGATTGCAGAGAAGCTTGAGAGGATCCGAATGATTGCTGGGATTGAAGGAGATGCTGCTTGTAAGCTTGGTGCTGATGACTTGGAGGAGGATTTTGATCCGGAGGATTATGACAAAAAGATGCAGGAGATGTTTGATGATAGTTACTATGAGGCTGATGAGGTTGATCCTGAGTTTGGAAGTGGTGAGGAGATGGATTTGGAGAAGCCGGATTTTGGCAAAGAAGACGAATTGCTTGGGCTTCCTAAGGGCTGGGCTAGTGACCATTCAAAAGAAGAGTCTACTGCCACTGATGCGAAAGGTGAAAAAGGGAAGATCTCTCTCAAAGACAAGGTGGAGCTTGAGAAAGAGATGGAAGAGTACTACAAGTTAGACTACGAGGACACTATTGGAGATATCAAGACTCGGTTCAAGTATAAACAAGTTAAGCCCAATAGTTTTGGTCTGAGTACCTATGATATATTGGCATCAGATGACAAGGATTTGAACCAGTATGTTTCCGTTAAGAAGCTAGCTCCTTACAGAGAGGATGAATGGAAGGTTACACATCATAAGAAGCAGAGCAAGGATTTGATCCTTGGAGGCCagaagaaggaagggaagaaggacAAATCTGGCAAGAAATCTAGGTCTGAGGAAGACCCTAGTTCTTCAAAAACAGAGAACGACAGGATGACAAATGGGCAAGAGTCAACAGATGCCAAGAAAAAGTCTACCAGAAGTGAACGGCGGAAGCGTCGCAAGTCTGAGCTAAGGCCATCCAGTGATCGATTAGAGGCATATGGAAAGATAAATTCAAAGCGTCACAAGAGCCATTGA